A region from the Natronorubrum halophilum genome encodes:
- a CDS encoding class I adenylate-forming enzyme family protein yields MDLTDVGSSALKGNVVKLFDETASLHGDEQAMEHHGERTTHAELRERTASFAGGLHDLGLEPDDRLLLFLPNCPEFLVASLGAFRAGVVISPVNPQYKRREVAYQLENTEAKAIVTHPALRTVVDQAVEDADRAVEVITVSSEHMDRDPDDHFFEDVRGAETVVERADDDVALLPYTSGTTGDPKGVRLTHRNTRAQLNWTLSTSNVDIDPEDVRSLIWLPLYHITGFTHTALQPLVGGGSCYFRSALEWDARECLRLIEDEEITHFVGVTTMYADMVDSDAFGEYDVTSLESTSEGGAKLSAAVQERFEETAGVDISEGYGLTETHGATHTQTGSSFGLRHGTIGQPLRMTDCKIVDDGGEEVPPGEEGELLVRGPQVMTGYHEMPGATERAFTDLGYFRTGDIARRDGTNYYEIVDRKKHMINTAGYNVYPSELENLLLEHEAVADAAVIGIPDERRNEVPKAFVVPAGGAEADEDITGEGIKAYCLERVAGYKHPREVEIIDELPRTTSGKIQKYKLEERGEGGS; encoded by the coding sequence ATGGATCTTACAGATGTTGGCTCATCAGCCCTGAAGGGCAACGTTGTAAAGCTATTCGACGAGACGGCGTCGCTCCACGGGGACGAGCAGGCGATGGAACACCACGGCGAGCGCACGACTCACGCCGAACTCCGGGAGCGGACGGCGTCGTTCGCCGGCGGCCTCCACGATCTCGGACTCGAGCCGGACGATCGACTGCTGCTCTTCTTGCCGAACTGTCCGGAGTTTCTCGTCGCCTCGCTGGGCGCGTTCAGGGCCGGCGTCGTTATCTCGCCGGTCAACCCCCAGTACAAGCGCCGCGAGGTCGCCTATCAACTCGAGAACACGGAGGCGAAGGCGATCGTCACCCATCCGGCGCTCCGGACGGTCGTCGATCAGGCCGTCGAGGACGCCGATCGAGCGGTCGAGGTCATCACGGTCTCGAGCGAGCACATGGACCGCGATCCTGACGATCACTTCTTCGAGGACGTTCGTGGGGCGGAGACGGTAGTCGAGCGCGCGGACGACGACGTCGCCTTGCTCCCCTACACCTCTGGGACGACCGGCGATCCGAAGGGCGTCCGGCTCACCCACCGAAACACTCGAGCGCAACTGAACTGGACGCTGTCGACCTCGAACGTCGACATCGATCCAGAGGACGTTCGGAGCCTCATCTGGCTGCCGCTGTACCACATCACCGGCTTCACCCACACCGCCTTGCAGCCCCTCGTCGGCGGCGGAAGCTGCTACTTCCGGAGCGCCCTCGAGTGGGACGCCCGGGAGTGTCTACGGCTCATCGAGGACGAAGAGATCACCCACTTCGTCGGCGTGACGACGATGTACGCCGACATGGTCGACAGCGACGCGTTCGGCGAGTACGACGTGACGAGCCTCGAGTCGACCTCCGAGGGCGGCGCGAAGCTCTCGGCGGCCGTTCAGGAGCGCTTCGAGGAGACCGCCGGCGTCGATATCTCCGAGGGGTACGGACTCACGGAAACGCACGGCGCGACCCACACGCAGACCGGATCGTCGTTCGGCCTGCGACACGGGACGATCGGTCAGCCGCTGCGGATGACCGACTGCAAGATCGTCGACGACGGCGGCGAGGAGGTGCCGCCGGGCGAGGAGGGGGAACTCCTCGTGCGCGGGCCACAGGTCATGACGGGCTACCACGAGATGCCCGGCGCGACCGAGCGGGCGTTTACCGACCTCGGCTACTTCCGAACCGGCGACATCGCCCGTCGCGACGGGACCAACTACTACGAGATCGTCGACCGGAAAAAGCACATGATCAACACCGCCGGCTACAACGTCTATCCGAGCGAACTCGAGAACCTGCTGCTGGAACACGAAGCCGTCGCCGACGCCGCGGTGATCGGAATCCCGGACGAGCGGCGCAACGAGGTTCCCAAAGCGTTCGTCGTCCCCGCGGGCGGAGCCGAGGCCGATGAGGACATCACCGGCGAGGGGATCAAAGCGTACTGCCTCGAGCGCGTCGCCGGCTACAAACACCCGCGCGAGGTCGAGATCATCGACGAACTGCCGCGGACGACCAGCGGGAAGATCCAGAAGTACAAACTCGAGGAGCGAGGCGAAGGCGGGTCGTAG
- a CDS encoding tRNA (cytidine(56)-2'-O)-methyltransferase, translated as MHDEPEVAVLRLGHRPGRDERMTTHVGLTARALGADRVLFPDNAGQSLETVADITDRFGGPFAVELTDSPQGIIRNWGGRVVHLTMYGERVQDVESDIRAARRDDGESLLIVVGAEKVPFDVYEEADWNVGVTNQPHSEVAGLAVFLDRLFEGRELESEWTDADREVIPMETGKRVESTDEE; from the coding sequence ATGCACGACGAACCCGAAGTCGCCGTCCTTCGGCTCGGCCACCGCCCCGGCCGGGACGAGCGGATGACGACCCACGTCGGTCTGACCGCGCGGGCGCTGGGCGCAGACCGCGTGCTCTTTCCCGACAACGCCGGCCAGTCGCTCGAGACCGTCGCGGACATCACCGACCGGTTCGGCGGCCCCTTCGCGGTCGAACTCACGGACTCGCCGCAGGGAATCATCCGCAACTGGGGCGGACGCGTCGTCCACCTCACGATGTACGGCGAGCGCGTCCAGGACGTCGAAAGCGACATTCGAGCGGCCCGCCGAGACGACGGCGAGTCGCTGCTGATCGTCGTCGGGGCCGAAAAAGTCCCCTTCGACGTCTACGAGGAGGCCGACTGGAATGTCGGCGTTACCAACCAGCCCCACTCGGAAGTCGCCGGCCTCGCTGTCTTTCTCGACCGGTTGTTCGAAGGGCGCGAACTCGAGTCCGAGTGGACGGACGCCGATCGAGAAGTGATCCCGATGGAAACCGGCAAGCGCGTCGAGTCGACGGACGAGGAGTGA
- a CDS encoding cupin domain-containing protein has product MEKINESSLEWNEYDHGETAFRRKELASAVDADDLGCSLYELPAGMRSWPYHYHTANEEALYVLSGEGLLRAESGEEPLTAGDFVTLPANENGGHRIVNDGEGALRYLMISTMNEPDITVYPEMGKFGLFVGSPPGGRDERSLEGYYRLDDDVDYWE; this is encoded by the coding sequence ATGGAGAAAATCAACGAATCGAGCCTCGAGTGGAACGAATACGACCACGGGGAGACGGCGTTCCGTCGCAAGGAACTCGCGAGCGCCGTCGACGCCGACGACCTCGGCTGTAGCCTCTACGAACTCCCGGCGGGGATGCGGTCGTGGCCCTACCACTATCACACGGCCAACGAGGAGGCGCTGTACGTGCTGTCGGGCGAGGGCCTCCTGCGGGCCGAGAGCGGCGAGGAGCCGCTGACGGCCGGCGACTTCGTGACCCTCCCGGCGAACGAGAACGGCGGTCATCGAATCGTCAACGACGGCGAGGGGGCGCTCCGATACCTGATGATCTCGACGATGAACGAGCCTGATATCACCGTCTACCCCGAGATGGGGAAATTCGGCCTCTTCGTCGGCTCGCCGCCGGGTGGCCGCGACGAACGATCCCTCGAGGGGTACTACCGACTCGACGACGACGTGGACTACTGGGAGTAA
- a CDS encoding universal stress protein, translated as MYERILVPTDGSNVAKVAVEQAIDLAEKYDAEVHAIFVADTDAIAYGLGTEQVDRIRQGQFQGMTELREDAEEATGYVTEAAEAAGLTAYERHAGGQPHKMIADYAEDNDIDLIVMGSHGRSGVRRALLGSVTERLLRSTHVPVLVVDYVDDD; from the coding sequence ATGTACGAGCGCATACTCGTTCCGACGGACGGGAGTAACGTAGCGAAAGTGGCGGTCGAACAGGCGATCGATCTCGCCGAGAAGTACGACGCCGAGGTCCACGCGATATTCGTCGCCGACACCGACGCGATCGCGTACGGGCTGGGTACCGAACAGGTCGACCGGATCCGACAGGGCCAGTTCCAGGGGATGACGGAACTGCGCGAGGACGCCGAGGAGGCGACCGGCTACGTCACCGAGGCGGCCGAGGCTGCCGGCCTGACCGCCTACGAGCGCCACGCCGGTGGACAGCCACACAAGATGATCGCCGACTACGCCGAGGACAACGACATCGACCTCATCGTCATGGGGAGTCACGGTCGCTCGGGCGTCCGGCGGGCACTGCTCGGCAGCGTCACCGAGCGCCTGCTCCGCTCGACGCACGTTCCCGTACTGGTCGTCGACTACGTGGACGACGACTGA
- a CDS encoding sodium:solute symporter family transporter has protein sequence MIDSVPMLAEFSIDALEMAPLQADEELLPEGLDISFKLVPSIIVIGMMLMFIVAGFMFKVADTDDMWVAGRSIGNLENGMAIGANWMSAATYLGVAATVAVSGVYGLAYVIGWTTGYFILLIFMAAQMRRFGKYTAPDFVGDRFNSDTARSLAAVTTFLIGFVYALGQARGMGLVGMYILGDWSAVTGGLLTGYQTMMVIFMVITIAYLSLSGMLGATKNMVLQYVILISAFLLGLLVTGWASGYTTVLPQLEYGMMIDSLSSEFSEPFAGGSYYLWIATCFSLVFGTCGLPHVLVRFYTVQNERVARWSCTWGLFFICLLYLSAPAFAAIGTALYGEEIGAVYGDPGMTGAAGDVLVVLAAQLAELPAWFVGFVAAGGIAAAVATTAGLFIAASSAISHDIYANIINEDATQRQQVLVGRLSIILIGVLTIIFALNPQQPIAALVGFAFSLAAIVLFPMFFLGLWWEKTNRQGALAGMTTGIIVWFIPMFNEGNFGLLDGGFGIEVISTWMPAIGSALIGVPIVFAVTIAVSLVTDDPPLETKQMVRQCHSPDPMPSDKTAADIVAEKNRSGNAPADD, from the coding sequence ATGATCGACAGCGTTCCGATGCTGGCGGAATTCTCGATCGATGCGCTGGAGATGGCCCCGCTGCAGGCGGACGAGGAGTTGCTCCCGGAGGGGCTCGACATCTCGTTCAAGCTCGTTCCGTCGATCATCGTTATCGGAATGATGTTGATGTTCATCGTGGCCGGCTTCATGTTCAAGGTCGCCGACACGGACGACATGTGGGTCGCCGGCCGCTCGATCGGTAATCTCGAGAACGGGATGGCGATCGGGGCCAACTGGATGTCAGCCGCGACGTACCTCGGGGTGGCGGCCACCGTCGCAGTTTCGGGGGTCTACGGCCTGGCGTACGTCATCGGCTGGACGACGGGATACTTCATCCTCCTGATCTTCATGGCCGCTCAGATGCGGCGGTTCGGTAAGTACACCGCGCCGGACTTCGTCGGAGACCGATTCAACTCCGACACCGCACGCTCGCTTGCAGCGGTTACCACGTTCCTGATCGGGTTCGTCTACGCGCTCGGACAGGCCCGCGGGATGGGTCTCGTCGGCATGTACATCCTCGGAGACTGGTCGGCGGTCACCGGCGGCCTGCTAACCGGGTACCAGACGATGATGGTGATCTTTATGGTCATCACCATCGCGTACCTGTCGCTGTCGGGGATGCTCGGCGCGACTAAGAACATGGTCCTGCAGTACGTCATCCTCATCAGTGCGTTCCTGCTCGGACTGCTCGTCACCGGCTGGGCGTCGGGGTACACGACGGTGCTCCCTCAACTCGAGTACGGGATGATGATAGACAGCCTGTCGTCCGAGTTCTCGGAGCCGTTCGCGGGCGGGAGCTACTACCTGTGGATCGCGACCTGTTTCAGCCTCGTCTTCGGGACGTGTGGACTGCCCCACGTGCTGGTCCGGTTCTACACGGTTCAAAACGAGCGAGTGGCCCGCTGGTCGTGCACCTGGGGGCTGTTCTTCATCTGTCTCCTGTACCTGAGCGCCCCCGCCTTCGCGGCGATCGGAACCGCGCTGTACGGTGAGGAGATCGGTGCCGTGTACGGCGATCCCGGCATGACCGGCGCCGCCGGCGACGTCCTCGTCGTGTTGGCCGCACAGCTCGCGGAACTACCGGCATGGTTCGTCGGCTTCGTCGCAGCGGGCGGTATCGCCGCAGCGGTCGCGACGACGGCCGGTCTGTTCATCGCCGCCTCGTCGGCGATCTCGCACGACATCTACGCGAACATCATCAACGAAGACGCGACCCAGCGCCAGCAGGTGCTCGTCGGTCGCCTGAGCATCATCCTGATCGGTGTGCTCACGATCATCTTCGCGCTGAACCCCCAACAGCCGATCGCAGCGCTTGTCGGGTTCGCGTTCTCGCTTGCGGCCATCGTGTTGTTCCCGATGTTCTTCCTCGGCCTCTGGTGGGAGAAGACGAACCGTCAGGGCGCGCTTGCCGGCATGACGACCGGCATCATCGTCTGGTTCATCCCCATGTTCAACGAGGGTAACTTCGGCCTCCTCGACGGTGGCTTCGGCATCGAGGTCATCTCGACGTGGATGCCAGCTATCGGCTCGGCGCTCATCGGCGTGCCGATCGTGTTCGCGGTCACCATCGCCGTCTCGCTCGTGACCGACGATCCGCCGCTCGAGACCAAACAGATGGTCCGGCAGTGTCACAGCCCCGATCCGATGCCGAGTGACAAGACCGCGGCGGACATCGTCGCCGAAAAGAACAGAAGCGGAAACGCACCTGCGGACGACTGA
- a CDS encoding DUF4212 domain-containing protein: MPEKDNHNMRDDNHEIATDGGMSDVEREQQIDYMDVEINLLKPATPFMRDHLRIIWIGFAIWAITTFAPITATRIAPDVMTTQMPLIGFPLHYFLLAIVGPGSALLLSVWYARKRDQIDEKYGIEQGVVETETTETVPDDATATDGGADE, from the coding sequence ATGCCAGAGAAAGACAACCACAATATGAGAGACGACAACCACGAGATAGCGACCGACGGTGGGATGAGTGACGTTGAACGAGAACAACAGATCGACTATATGGACGTCGAGATCAACCTGTTAAAACCGGCGACCCCGTTCATGCGGGATCACTTGCGGATCATCTGGATCGGCTTCGCCATTTGGGCCATCACGACGTTCGCACCGATCACGGCGACGCGTATCGCACCCGACGTGATGACAACCCAGATGCCGCTGATCGGCTTCCCGTTGCACTACTTCTTACTCGCAATCGTCGGCCCGGGATCGGCGTTGCTGCTTTCGGTCTGGTACGCGCGCAAGCGCGATCAGATCGACGAGAAGTACGGTATCGAACAGGGCGTCGTCGAAACGGAAACGACCGAAACCGTTCCGGACGACGCGACCGCGACTGACGGAGGTGCCGACGAATGA
- the acs gene encoding acetate--CoA ligase: MSQEDANLEARLEEQETFDPPESFVEQANVSDPGIYEEFEEDWPGCWERAADLLSWDEEYDTVLEDDNAPFYEWFTNGKLNASYNCIDRHVEGDRADETAIEWEGELGETRSYTYAELQREVEEFAATLRELGVEEDDVVTLYLPMIPELPIAMLACARIGAPHAVVFAGFSADALATRMNAGESEYLVTCDGYYRRGDALDHISKANEGLGSVEHEVSDVVVVDRLGDDLEHDLVDNQHDYDDLVAEQEGASVEPVSRDAEDMLFLMYTSGTTGKPKGVKHTTGGYLAYSAWTSHAVLDVKPEDNYWCAADIGWITGHSYIVYGPLALGTTTMMYEGTPDYPEKDRMWELVEKNDVDIFYTAPTAIRAFMKWGEQYPAEHDLSSLRLLGTVGEPINPRAWKWYYKHIGGENCPIVDTWWQTETGGMMITTLPGISKMKPGSAGPPLPGIDARIVDAEGNEISAGEAGYVTINNPWPGMLRTLYNNDERFIGEYWAEYSDEENDEWVYFPEDGAKIDEDGFITVLGRVDDVINVSGHRLGTMEIESAVVGVEGIAEAAVVGGDHEVKGEAVYVYAIPEDGYETGVDLEERVVQGILDSIGPIAKPEEVIFTPELPKTRSGKIMRRLLENIASGDELGNTSTLRNPEVVDEIAEQVETD, encoded by the coding sequence ATGTCACAGGAGGATGCCAACCTCGAGGCCCGTCTCGAGGAGCAAGAAACGTTCGACCCGCCCGAATCGTTCGTCGAGCAGGCGAACGTCTCGGATCCGGGAATCTACGAGGAGTTCGAGGAAGACTGGCCGGGCTGCTGGGAGCGGGCCGCCGATCTGTTGTCGTGGGACGAGGAGTACGATACCGTCCTCGAGGACGACAACGCCCCGTTTTACGAGTGGTTCACGAACGGGAAGCTGAACGCGTCGTACAACTGCATCGACCGTCACGTCGAGGGCGACCGCGCCGACGAAACGGCGATCGAGTGGGAGGGAGAACTCGGTGAAACGCGCAGTTATACCTACGCCGAACTCCAGCGCGAAGTCGAGGAGTTCGCCGCGACGCTCCGCGAACTCGGCGTCGAGGAGGACGACGTCGTCACCCTCTACCTGCCGATGATCCCGGAGCTCCCGATCGCGATGCTCGCGTGTGCCCGAATCGGGGCCCCACACGCCGTCGTCTTCGCTGGGTTCTCCGCGGACGCGCTCGCGACCCGGATGAACGCCGGCGAGAGCGAGTACCTGGTCACCTGCGACGGCTACTACCGCCGCGGTGACGCCCTCGACCACATCTCGAAGGCCAACGAGGGCCTCGGGTCGGTCGAGCACGAGGTCTCCGACGTCGTGGTCGTCGACCGTCTTGGCGACGACCTGGAACACGACCTCGTCGACAACCAGCACGACTACGACGACCTCGTCGCCGAACAGGAGGGCGCGAGCGTGGAGCCGGTCTCGAGGGACGCCGAGGACATGCTGTTCCTGATGTACACCTCGGGAACGACCGGCAAGCCGAAGGGGGTCAAACACACGACGGGTGGCTATCTGGCCTACAGCGCGTGGACGAGCCACGCCGTCCTCGACGTCAAACCCGAGGACAACTACTGGTGTGCGGCCGACATCGGCTGGATCACGGGCCACTCATACATCGTCTACGGTCCCCTCGCGCTCGGGACCACGACGATGATGTACGAGGGCACCCCGGATTACCCCGAGAAGGACCGGATGTGGGAACTCGTCGAGAAGAACGACGTCGACATCTTCTACACCGCGCCGACGGCTATCCGGGCGTTCATGAAATGGGGCGAGCAGTACCCCGCCGAGCACGATCTGTCGTCGCTGCGATTGCTCGGGACGGTCGGCGAACCGATCAACCCGCGCGCGTGGAAGTGGTACTACAAGCACATCGGCGGCGAGAACTGCCCCATCGTCGACACCTGGTGGCAGACCGAAACCGGCGGCATGATGATCACGACGCTGCCGGGGATCAGCAAGATGAAACCAGGCTCCGCAGGACCGCCGCTGCCGGGAATCGACGCCCGCATCGTCGATGCGGAGGGGAACGAGATCTCGGCCGGCGAAGCCGGTTACGTCACGATCAACAACCCGTGGCCCGGGATGCTCCGGACGTTGTACAACAACGACGAGCGATTCATCGGGGAGTACTGGGCGGAGTACTCCGACGAGGAAAACGACGAGTGGGTCTACTTCCCCGAAGACGGTGCGAAGATCGACGAAGACGGCTTTATCACCGTCCTCGGCCGCGTCGACGACGTCATCAACGTCTCCGGTCACCGACTCGGGACGATGGAGATCGAGTCGGCCGTCGTCGGCGTCGAAGGGATCGCCGAAGCCGCCGTCGTCGGCGGCGACCACGAGGTCAAAGGCGAGGCGGTCTACGTCTACGCCATCCCCGAAGACGGCTACGAGACCGGTGTCGACCTCGAGGAGCGCGTCGTTCAGGGGATCCTCGATTCGATCGGCCCGATCGCGAAGCCGGAAGAGGTAATCTTCACGCCGGAACTACCGAAAACGCGCTCGGGCAAAATCATGCGCCGCTTACTCGAGAACATCGCGAGCGGCGACGAACTCGGCAACACCTCCACGTTGCGGAATCCGGAGGTCGTTGACGAAATCGCAGAACAGGTCGAAACGGACTGA